Proteins from a genomic interval of Equus przewalskii isolate Varuska chromosome 32, EquPr2, whole genome shotgun sequence:
- the PLAGL1 gene encoding zinc finger protein PLAGL1 isoform X1 encodes MATFPCQICGKTFLSLEKFTIHSYSHSRERPYKCLQPDCGKAFISRYKLMRHMATHSPQKSHQCAHCEKTFNRKDHLKNHLQTHDPNKMAFGCEECGKKYNTVLGYKRHLALHAASSGDLTCGVCALELGSTEVLLDHLKAHAEEKPPTGTKEKKHQCDHCERCFYTRKDVRRHLVVHTGCKDFLCQFCAQRFGRKDHLTRHTKKTHSQELMKESLRSGDLLSTFHSISPQFQLKPDPLSPFPIGAPAQNGLASSLPAEVHSHTHNLSEQTSQPVQPLPEPLLPLHPVASPSSPPAPLQNHKYNTGSTSYSPLASLSLKADTKGFCNINLLEDLPLQEPQSPHKLNPGFDLAKGSAGKVNLPKELPADAVNLTIPASLDISPLLGFWQLPPPATQNAFGNSTLTLGPGESLPHRLGCLGQQQQDPSLAMSTLSLGQLPLPPIPHVFPAGTGSAILPHFHHAFR; translated from the exons ATGGCCACCTTCCCCTGCCAAATATGTGGCAAGACATTTCTCAGCCTGGAGAAGTTCACGATCCACAGTTATTCTCACTCCAGGGAGCGACCGTACAAGTGCTTGCAGCCAGACTGTGGCAAGGCCTTCATTTCCAGATATAAGTTAATGAG GCACATGGCTACCCACTCACCCCAGAAATCTCACCAGTGTGCTCACTGTGAGAAGACCTTCAACCGGAAAGACCACCTGAAGAACCACCTCCAGACTCATGACCCCAACAAAATGGCCTTTGGGTGTGAGGAGTGTGGGAAGAAGTACAACACCGTGCTGGGCTACAAGAGGCACCTGGCCCTCCATGCGGCCAGCAGCGGCGACCTGACCTGCGGGGTCTGTGCCCTGGAGCTAGGGAGCACAGAGGTGCTGCTGGACCACCTCAAAGCCCACGCCGAAGAGAAGCCCCCTACTGGAACCAAGGAGAAGAAGCACCAGTGCGACCACTGCGAGCGCTGCTTCTACACCCGGAAGGACGTGCGGCGCCACCTGGTGGTCCACACAGGCTGCAAGGACTTCCTGTGCCAGTTCTGCGCCCAGAGATTTGGGCGCAAAGACCACCTCACACGACATACCAAGAAGACACACTCACAGGAGCTGATGAAGGAGAGCCTGCGGTCTGGAGACCTTCTGAGCACCTTCCACTCCATCTCTCCCCAGTTTCAGCTGAAGCCTGACCCGTTGTCTCCTTTCCCTATAGGAGCTCCTGCACAGAACGGGCTTGCAAGTAGCCTGCCAGCTGAGGTACACAGCCACACCCACAATCTCTCGGAGCAAACCTCCCAGCCTGTACAACCGCTGCCAGAGCCCCTGCTCCCCCTCCACCCCGTGGCCTCTCCCAGCTCTCCTCCCGCCCCCCTCCAGAATCACAAGTACAACACCGGTTCTACCTCATACTCCCCACTTGCAAGCCTGTCCCTCAAAGCAGATACTAAAGGATTTTGCAATATTAATTTGCTTGAGGACTTGCCTCTGCAAGAACCTCAGTCACCTCACAAGCTCAACCCAGGTTTTGATCTGGCTAAGGGAAGTGCTGGTAAAGTAAACCTGCCCAAGGAGCTACCTGCAGATGCTGTGAACCTAACAATACCTGCCTCTTTGGACATTTCCCCTCTGTTGGGCTTCTGGCAGCTGCCCCCTCCTGCTACCCAAAATGCCTTTGGGAATAGCACTCTcaccctggggcctggggagTCTCTGCCCCATCGGTTAGGCTGTCTGGGGCAGCAGCAACAAGATCCCTCACTAGCCATGAGCACTCTGAGCCTGGGccagctccccctccctcccatcccccacgtTTTCCCGGCTGGTACTGGTTCGGCTATCCTGCCTCATTTCCATCATGCATTCAGATGA
- the PLAGL1 gene encoding zinc finger protein PLAGL1 isoform X2 produces MATHSPQKSHQCAHCEKTFNRKDHLKNHLQTHDPNKMAFGCEECGKKYNTVLGYKRHLALHAASSGDLTCGVCALELGSTEVLLDHLKAHAEEKPPTGTKEKKHQCDHCERCFYTRKDVRRHLVVHTGCKDFLCQFCAQRFGRKDHLTRHTKKTHSQELMKESLRSGDLLSTFHSISPQFQLKPDPLSPFPIGAPAQNGLASSLPAEVHSHTHNLSEQTSQPVQPLPEPLLPLHPVASPSSPPAPLQNHKYNTGSTSYSPLASLSLKADTKGFCNINLLEDLPLQEPQSPHKLNPGFDLAKGSAGKVNLPKELPADAVNLTIPASLDISPLLGFWQLPPPATQNAFGNSTLTLGPGESLPHRLGCLGQQQQDPSLAMSTLSLGQLPLPPIPHVFPAGTGSAILPHFHHAFR; encoded by the coding sequence ATGGCTACCCACTCACCCCAGAAATCTCACCAGTGTGCTCACTGTGAGAAGACCTTCAACCGGAAAGACCACCTGAAGAACCACCTCCAGACTCATGACCCCAACAAAATGGCCTTTGGGTGTGAGGAGTGTGGGAAGAAGTACAACACCGTGCTGGGCTACAAGAGGCACCTGGCCCTCCATGCGGCCAGCAGCGGCGACCTGACCTGCGGGGTCTGTGCCCTGGAGCTAGGGAGCACAGAGGTGCTGCTGGACCACCTCAAAGCCCACGCCGAAGAGAAGCCCCCTACTGGAACCAAGGAGAAGAAGCACCAGTGCGACCACTGCGAGCGCTGCTTCTACACCCGGAAGGACGTGCGGCGCCACCTGGTGGTCCACACAGGCTGCAAGGACTTCCTGTGCCAGTTCTGCGCCCAGAGATTTGGGCGCAAAGACCACCTCACACGACATACCAAGAAGACACACTCACAGGAGCTGATGAAGGAGAGCCTGCGGTCTGGAGACCTTCTGAGCACCTTCCACTCCATCTCTCCCCAGTTTCAGCTGAAGCCTGACCCGTTGTCTCCTTTCCCTATAGGAGCTCCTGCACAGAACGGGCTTGCAAGTAGCCTGCCAGCTGAGGTACACAGCCACACCCACAATCTCTCGGAGCAAACCTCCCAGCCTGTACAACCGCTGCCAGAGCCCCTGCTCCCCCTCCACCCCGTGGCCTCTCCCAGCTCTCCTCCCGCCCCCCTCCAGAATCACAAGTACAACACCGGTTCTACCTCATACTCCCCACTTGCAAGCCTGTCCCTCAAAGCAGATACTAAAGGATTTTGCAATATTAATTTGCTTGAGGACTTGCCTCTGCAAGAACCTCAGTCACCTCACAAGCTCAACCCAGGTTTTGATCTGGCTAAGGGAAGTGCTGGTAAAGTAAACCTGCCCAAGGAGCTACCTGCAGATGCTGTGAACCTAACAATACCTGCCTCTTTGGACATTTCCCCTCTGTTGGGCTTCTGGCAGCTGCCCCCTCCTGCTACCCAAAATGCCTTTGGGAATAGCACTCTcaccctggggcctggggagTCTCTGCCCCATCGGTTAGGCTGTCTGGGGCAGCAGCAACAAGATCCCTCACTAGCCATGAGCACTCTGAGCCTGGGccagctccccctccctcccatcccccacgtTTTCCCGGCTGGTACTGGTTCGGCTATCCTGCCTCATTTCCATCATGCATTCAGATGA